A portion of the Macaca mulatta isolate MMU2019108-1 chromosome 4, T2T-MMU8v2.0, whole genome shotgun sequence genome contains these proteins:
- the LOC695663 gene encoding histone H3.3A-like — translation MAPTKQTARKSTGGKAPRKQLATKAARKSAPSTGGVKKPHRYRPGTVALREIRRYQKSTELLIRKLPFQRLVREIAQDFKTDLRFQSAAIGALQEASEAYLVGLFEDTHLCAIHAKRVTIMPKDIQLARRIRGERA, via the coding sequence ATGGCTCCTACAAAGCAGACTGCCCGCAAATCGACCGGTGGTAAAGCACCCAGGAAGCAACTGGCTACAAAAGCCGCTCGCAAGAGTGCGCCCTCTACTGGAGGGGTGAAGAAACCTCATCGTTACAGGCCTGGTACTGTGGCACTCCGTGAAATTAGACGTTATCAGAAGTCCACTGAACTTCTGATTCGCAAACTTCCCTTCCAGCGTCTGGTGCGAGAAATTGCTCAGGACTTTAAAACAGATCTGCGCTTCCAGAGCGCAGCTATTGGTGCTTTGCAGGAGGCAAGTGAGGCCTATCTGGTTGGCCTTTTTGAAGACACCCACCTGTGTGCTATCCATGCCAAACGTGTAACAATTATGCCAAAAGACATCCAGCTAGCACGCCGCATACGTGGAGAACGTGCTTAA